One window of the Chitinophaga niabensis genome contains the following:
- the nuoI gene encoding NADH-quinone oxidoreductase subunit NuoI has product MQILTNRAQPVDRRPMTFWEKLYLPAIAKGMGITFKHIFKKKATVSYPEEKRPFSPVFRGLHVLNRDEEGRERCTACGLCAVACPAEAITMEAAERKTGEEHLYREEKYAARYEINMLRCIFCGFCEEACPKEAIYMTETFAPSNFQRKGFIYGKDDLLIPDPKHPITVTKKD; this is encoded by the coding sequence ATGCAAATACTAACGAACAGAGCACAACCGGTTGACAGACGACCCATGACATTCTGGGAGAAGCTGTATCTGCCGGCTATTGCAAAGGGCATGGGGATTACCTTTAAGCATATATTCAAAAAGAAAGCGACAGTAAGTTATCCTGAAGAAAAAAGACCTTTCAGCCCGGTATTCCGTGGACTGCACGTACTGAACAGGGATGAGGAAGGCCGTGAGCGTTGCACAGCCTGTGGATTGTGTGCGGTTGCTTGTCCTGCTGAAGCCATTACAATGGAAGCGGCAGAACGTAAAACAGGAGAGGAACATTTATACCGTGAAGAGAAATATGCTGCCCGTTACGAGATCAATATGCTGCGTTGCATATTCTGTGGCTTTTGTGAAGAGGCCTGCCCCAAAGAAGCTATTTACATGACAGAGACCTTTGCTCCTTCTAATTTCCAGCGTAAAGGTTTTATCTATGGAAAAGATGATCTGCTGATCCCTGATCCAAAGCATCCAATCACTGTAACTAAGAAAGACTAA
- the nuoH gene encoding NADH-quinone oxidoreductase subunit NuoH, whose amino-acid sequence MTLLTIAIDWFYVTEKILLISAVLAASLVIAMYSTWGERKVAAWIQDRRGPNRAGPFGLLQPLADGGKLFFKEEIIPATANKFLFILGPSMAMLTACMTSAVIPWGDVLNIAGREVSLQIADINIGVLWVIMVVGMGVYGIMIGGWASNNKFSLMAACRGASQVISYELPMGLSLIALFMISGSPSLKDMVEQQRESGIWNVLLQPVGFLIFLICAFAECNRTPFDLPEAENELNGGYHLEYSSMKLGFYLFAEYINMFISSALMATLYFGGYHFPFMDSLGLSPNTVTILGIGALFLKTFAFIFFFMWVRWTLPRFRYDQLMKLGWKVLIPLALVNMLITGAVVLYRSIGF is encoded by the coding sequence ATGACCTTACTCACAATAGCAATTGACTGGTTTTATGTAACAGAGAAGATACTGCTCATCTCGGCAGTATTGGCAGCGTCATTGGTAATTGCCATGTATTCCACCTGGGGCGAAAGAAAAGTTGCCGCATGGATACAAGACCGCCGTGGTCCTAACCGCGCTGGTCCATTTGGTTTATTGCAGCCATTGGCAGACGGTGGTAAATTATTCTTCAAAGAAGAGATCATTCCTGCTACGGCAAATAAGTTCCTATTTATATTAGGCCCGTCCATGGCTATGCTTACTGCTTGTATGACCAGCGCCGTGATCCCCTGGGGAGATGTGCTGAACATTGCAGGAAGAGAAGTGAGCCTTCAGATCGCAGATATCAATATCGGCGTACTGTGGGTGATCATGGTGGTAGGTATGGGTGTATATGGTATTATGATCGGCGGATGGGCTTCCAATAACAAGTTCTCCCTGATGGCTGCCTGCCGTGGTGCTTCCCAGGTTATCTCTTACGAGTTGCCGATGGGGCTTTCCCTGATTGCGCTGTTCATGATCAGCGGTTCTCCTTCTTTAAAAGATATGGTAGAGCAACAACGGGAAAGCGGTATCTGGAATGTGTTGTTACAACCTGTTGGTTTCCTGATCTTTTTGATCTGTGCTTTTGCAGAATGTAACCGTACCCCATTTGACCTGCCGGAAGCAGAAAACGAACTGAACGGTGGATATCACCTGGAGTATTCTTCCATGAAACTGGGCTTTTACCTCTTTGCGGAGTATATCAATATGTTCATCAGCTCTGCGCTAATGGCCACTTTATATTTCGGCGGATATCACTTCCCCTTTATGGACAGCCTGGGCCTCAGCCCCAACACGGTGACCATTTTAGGGATAGGTGCGTTATTCCTGAAAACATTTGCGTTCATCTTCTTTTTCATGTGGGTGCGCTGGACCTTGCCACGTTTCCGGTACGACCAACTGATGAAGTTAGGCTGGAAGGTATTGATACCACTGGCATTGGTGAATATGCTCATTACCGGCGCTGTGGTGTTGTACCGCTCGATCGGCTTTTAA
- a CDS encoding ABC transporter permease yields MQVRDIYFLALRSISANRLRTILTVAIIAFGIWALVGILTAIDVMQNKIYDSFANMGANGFTIRNRELNIRIGGRGNATRGTNQKLKVRNSNKNKVISFDEAMAFKERYSFPATVGVSFRAGGGMTVYKDDKKTNPTVQVVGGDENYLQLSNYDLLMGRNFNKTDIESGRNVAILGNDVVKKLFPDKPEYALNTNVRVGNVRYRVIGILKTKGSSNLFSADNVVVTTVTSTRRVFNRPNASYMINVNVNDISRIDAAIGEATGDFRIIRKMNSFEENNFYMSRSDSVAEMLFNSLATVTMAAGVIGFITLFGSAIGLMNIMLVSVAERTREIGVSKALGATSSTIKKQFIVESIMISVLGGICGVILGMLTGNTVSLLMGTTFLVPWLWITGGILLCATVGLISGIYPAVKAAKLDPIVALRYE; encoded by the coding sequence ATGCAAGTTCGCGATATATATTTCCTGGCACTGCGCTCCATCAGCGCCAACCGTTTAAGGACGATCCTTACCGTGGCTATTATAGCTTTCGGTATCTGGGCCCTTGTAGGTATCCTCACGGCTATAGATGTGATGCAGAACAAGATCTATGACAGTTTCGCCAATATGGGAGCCAATGGTTTCACCATCCGCAACCGGGAACTGAACATCCGGATAGGCGGGAGAGGGAATGCCACCCGTGGTACCAACCAGAAGCTGAAAGTGCGGAATTCCAATAAGAACAAGGTGATCTCCTTTGATGAAGCCATGGCTTTCAAAGAACGTTATAGTTTTCCGGCTACTGTTGGTGTTTCCTTTCGTGCAGGCGGAGGTATGACGGTGTATAAAGATGACAAGAAAACAAATCCTACGGTACAGGTGGTGGGGGGAGATGAGAACTATTTACAACTATCCAATTACGACCTTCTCATGGGCCGTAATTTCAATAAAACTGATATTGAATCCGGGAGGAATGTGGCCATCCTGGGAAATGATGTGGTGAAGAAATTATTCCCGGATAAACCGGAATATGCGTTGAATACAAATGTGCGGGTAGGGAATGTGCGTTACCGGGTAATAGGGATCTTGAAAACGAAAGGCAGCAGTAATCTTTTCAGTGCAGACAATGTGGTGGTAACTACGGTGACCAGTACAAGGCGGGTGTTCAACAGGCCCAATGCTTCCTACATGATCAATGTGAATGTAAATGATATTTCCAGGATAGATGCAGCCATCGGAGAGGCTACCGGCGATTTCAGGATTATCCGGAAGATGAACTCATTTGAGGAGAATAACTTTTACATGAGCCGGAGTGATAGTGTGGCAGAAATGTTATTCAATAGTCTGGCAACGGTTACCATGGCGGCAGGTGTGATCGGGTTCATTACGCTCTTTGGCTCTGCCATTGGTTTGATGAACATTATGCTGGTATCTGTGGCAGAACGAACGCGGGAGATAGGGGTGAGCAAAGCCCTGGGCGCTACATCGTCCACTATTAAAAAGCAATTTATTGTAGAGTCTATAATGATCAGTGTGCTGGGAGGCATTTGCGGGGTGATCCTGGGAATGCTGACGGGGAATACGGTGTCTTTATTAATGGGCACTACTTTCCTGGTACCCTGGCTGTGGATCACGGGAGGGATCCTGTTGTGCGCAACTGTAGGACTTATTTCGGGAATTTATCCAGCCGTGAAAGCGGCTAAGCTGGACCCTATTGTGGCTTTACGGTACGAATAA
- a CDS encoding complex I subunit 4 family protein: MLTVLLILIPLITGLITFGTKGPGAKVLSLLSSLASLVITVIAWTQFETAPDALQFTVDWIPQLGTQFNVGMDGMGLMLCLLTTISFPLIFITIFSRDYERAGAFYGLMLLSQAGLIGVFTAYDALVFYMFWELALIPVYFLCSMWGGERAVPVTFKFFVYTFTGSLLMLVGIIYIYSQTGGSFSWAIFTSNQLSAAEQSWLFWLFFVAFAIKMPVFPFHTWQPDTYEQSPTPVTMVLSGIMVKMGLFAVIRWLLPVLPKGAYMWQEAAIVLSVIGIIYASCIAIMQSDLKRLIAYSSIAHIGLMSAAIFANNEQSMQGVMVQMFNHGINIIGLWMLVEVIQNRINTKNLNEMGGIATYAPKLAITLVIVSFANIALPLTNGFIGEFLMFSGLFQYNPWFAAVAGVAVILAAVYMLRMLQKVIFGEANAQTAAIVDLKAGETFAIGVVIAVIFVLGFYPKPLLELVNTTSLLVNAINFK, from the coding sequence ATGTTGACAGTATTACTCATATTGATTCCTTTGATAACAGGTCTGATCACATTCGGAACGAAAGGCCCGGGTGCGAAAGTACTCAGCCTGTTGTCATCATTAGCCTCCCTGGTGATCACGGTGATTGCCTGGACGCAGTTTGAGACTGCCCCTGATGCCTTACAGTTTACAGTAGACTGGATCCCTCAACTGGGCACACAGTTCAATGTAGGAATGGATGGCATGGGCCTGATGCTGTGCCTGCTTACAACTATTTCCTTCCCGCTCATCTTTATCACTATTTTCAGCAGGGATTATGAGCGTGCGGGTGCATTTTATGGTTTGATGTTATTGTCCCAGGCCGGATTGATTGGTGTATTCACTGCTTACGATGCCCTGGTATTCTATATGTTCTGGGAGCTGGCGCTGATCCCTGTGTATTTCCTTTGTTCCATGTGGGGTGGGGAAAGAGCTGTGCCGGTTACTTTTAAATTCTTTGTGTACACTTTTACAGGATCGCTGCTGATGCTGGTGGGTATTATTTATATCTACAGTCAGACAGGCGGTTCTTTCAGCTGGGCGATCTTTACTTCTAACCAGCTGAGTGCTGCAGAACAATCCTGGTTATTCTGGTTATTCTTTGTGGCCTTTGCCATTAAGATGCCGGTATTCCCTTTCCACACCTGGCAGCCGGATACTTACGAACAATCTCCCACACCTGTAACTATGGTGCTGAGTGGCATTATGGTGAAGATGGGTTTGTTTGCCGTGATCCGCTGGTTACTGCCTGTTTTACCAAAAGGTGCTTACATGTGGCAGGAGGCGGCCATTGTATTGTCGGTGATCGGGATCATTTACGCTTCCTGTATTGCTATCATGCAATCTGATCTGAAACGCCTGATCGCTTATTCTTCTATTGCACACATTGGCTTAATGAGTGCTGCGATCTTTGCCAATAACGAGCAAAGCATGCAGGGTGTGATGGTACAGATGTTCAACCACGGTATCAATATCATAGGCTTGTGGATGCTGGTAGAAGTGATACAGAACAGGATCAATACAAAGAATTTGAATGAAATGGGCGGTATTGCCACGTATGCGCCGAAACTGGCTATTACGCTGGTGATCGTGAGCTTCGCCAATATTGCGCTTCCTTTGACCAATGGGTTCATCGGGGAGTTCCTGATGTTCAGTGGTTTATTCCAGTATAATCCATGGTTTGCTGCAGTAGCCGGTGTTGCTGTGATATTGGCAGCAGTGTATATGTTGCGGATGCTGCAAAAGGTGATCTTCGGAGAAGCCAATGCACAAACAGCTGCTATTGTTGATCTGAAAGCAGGAGAGACGTTTGCCATTGGAGTGGTGATAGCGGTGATCTTTGTATTGGGCTTTTATCCCAAACCGCTGCTGGAACTGGTGAACACTACTTCATTGTTAGTGAATGCCATTAATTTTAAATAG
- the nuoL gene encoding NADH-quinone oxidoreductase subunit L: MIHLVWLVPFLPLLGFLINGLGRRYLSKSLTGVIGSSTILAGFVISLLIFFEVRQPGFAPQVVTLFDFISVGSLHIPFAFQVDQLSALFLLIITGVGSLIHIYSASYMHEESNEGFARYFAYLNLFVFSMLILVLGANYVMMFIGWEGVGLCSYLLIGFWFKNTAYNKAANKAFIMNRIGDLGFLLGIFLLIQQFGSVTFTDVFAQVPALGENSGILFAVAMLLFIGAMGKSAQVPLYTWLPDAMAGPTPVSALIHAATMVTAGIYMVARSNVIYTLAPCIQTIIAVVGLVTALLAATIALKQNDIKKVLAYSTVSQLGYMFIALGVGAYTAAVFHVMTHAFFKALLFLGSGSVIHAMGGEQDIRKMGGLKKWMPITNITFLIGCLAIAGIPGLSGFFSKDEILAHAFGFNKIIYAGALIGALLTAFYMFRLYYITFSGQFRGTHEQEHHLHESPAAITFPLIILAILSVIGGYVGMPEVFGVPHFLGEYLAPVFAPSVPFLHAHHLSHELEWILMGLSSGLVIIVIFFARSRFRNYQDSGVANTGLARVLENKWYVDELYDAVIVKPLMVLSGFFQDTVERSGIDATVNGVGRGVKWSSRQFRLLQNGQVGFYIFAMVIGMIVLFVISLFL; encoded by the coding sequence ATGATACATCTTGTTTGGCTGGTACCGTTCTTACCGTTGTTAGGTTTCCTGATCAATGGATTGGGCAGGAGGTATTTATCTAAATCGCTGACAGGCGTAATTGGCAGCAGTACCATATTGGCTGGTTTTGTGATCAGCCTGCTCATCTTTTTTGAAGTGCGCCAACCGGGTTTTGCACCCCAGGTGGTGACGCTGTTCGACTTTATCAGCGTAGGCAGTCTTCATATTCCCTTTGCCTTCCAGGTAGATCAGCTCAGTGCTTTGTTCCTGCTGATCATCACAGGCGTTGGTTCTCTTATTCATATTTACTCTGCTTCTTACATGCATGAGGAAAGTAACGAAGGTTTTGCCCGTTACTTTGCATACCTCAACCTGTTCGTGTTCTCCATGTTGATACTGGTGCTGGGCGCTAACTACGTGATGATGTTCATCGGGTGGGAAGGCGTAGGGCTTTGCTCTTACCTGCTGATCGGTTTCTGGTTTAAGAACACAGCATATAATAAAGCGGCTAACAAGGCTTTTATCATGAACCGGATCGGTGACCTTGGCTTTTTGCTGGGCATCTTTTTACTGATCCAACAGTTTGGTTCTGTTACTTTCACGGATGTATTTGCACAGGTGCCGGCACTTGGCGAAAACAGCGGGATCCTTTTTGCTGTGGCCATGCTGCTCTTCATTGGTGCCATGGGTAAATCTGCACAGGTTCCTTTGTATACCTGGTTACCGGATGCGATGGCAGGTCCTACTCCTGTGTCTGCACTGATACATGCTGCCACGATGGTTACTGCAGGTATCTATATGGTGGCACGCAGCAACGTGATCTATACCCTTGCACCCTGCATTCAAACGATCATTGCGGTGGTTGGCCTGGTAACAGCTTTACTGGCTGCTACGATTGCCCTGAAACAAAACGATATTAAAAAGGTACTGGCCTACTCTACGGTAAGCCAGTTAGGTTATATGTTCATTGCATTGGGTGTTGGTGCTTATACAGCTGCCGTGTTCCATGTGATGACGCATGCTTTCTTCAAAGCCCTGTTGTTCCTTGGTTCCGGTTCTGTGATCCATGCCATGGGCGGCGAGCAGGATATCCGTAAGATGGGCGGGCTGAAAAAATGGATGCCCATCACCAATATCACTTTCCTGATCGGATGCCTGGCTATTGCAGGTATTCCGGGGCTCTCCGGTTTCTTCTCTAAAGATGAGATACTGGCACATGCCTTTGGTTTTAACAAGATCATTTATGCAGGGGCTTTGATCGGTGCTTTACTGACGGCCTTCTACATGTTCCGTTTATATTACATCACTTTCAGCGGCCAATTCCGTGGTACACATGAACAGGAGCATCATTTGCATGAAAGCCCTGCTGCTATCACATTCCCGCTGATCATTCTGGCCATACTTTCCGTGATCGGTGGTTATGTTGGCATGCCGGAAGTATTTGGCGTACCACATTTCCTGGGTGAATACCTGGCGCCGGTGTTTGCACCTTCTGTTCCTTTCCTGCACGCACATCATCTGAGCCATGAGCTGGAGTGGATCCTGATGGGACTTAGCTCCGGACTGGTGATCATTGTGATCTTTTTTGCAAGAAGCAGATTCAGGAATTACCAGGATAGCGGTGTGGCTAATACAGGGCTTGCCAGAGTGCTGGAAAATAAATGGTATGTGGATGAACTGTATGATGCCGTTATCGTAAAACCTTTGATGGTACTGAGCGGATTTTTCCAGGATACCGTTGAAAGGTCTGGTATTGATGCTACCGTAAATGGCGTGGGCCGTGGTGTGAAATGGAGCAGCCGGCAGTTCCGGTTACTGCAGAACGGCCAGGTAGGCTTCTACATTTTTGCGATGGTGATAGGTATGATCGTGTTGTTTGTGATCAGTTTGTTTTTATAA
- the nuoK gene encoding NADH-quinone oxidoreductase subunit NuoK, which translates to MPVQYYIFLSIALFCIGIMGVLMRRNAIIIFMCIELMLNAVNLLLVAFSKMWVDAGRIDAASAQLFVFFVMVVAAAEVSVGLAIIVMMYRNTHSVDINILSRLKN; encoded by the coding sequence ATGCCGGTTCAATATTACATCTTCCTGAGTATCGCCTTGTTCTGCATAGGCATTATGGGAGTATTGATGCGCAGGAACGCCATTATCATTTTCATGTGCATAGAGTTAATGCTCAATGCGGTGAACCTGTTGCTGGTAGCATTTTCTAAAATGTGGGTGGATGCCGGCAGGATAGATGCTGCTTCCGCTCAGCTCTTTGTATTTTTTGTAATGGTAGTAGCAGCTGCGGAAGTATCTGTAGGCTTAGCCATTATTGTTATGATGTACCGCAACACACATTCGGTGGACATCAATATTCTCAGCAGGTTGAAAAACTAA
- a CDS encoding NADH-quinone oxidoreductase subunit N, producing the protein MNALISTAVFGIVLMFTGLFVKNRQHIKYYAVAGTIIAFIANWFDAQLVTNGTVILHNMVEVSKFSVLFNAVAIATTFLYFVLCGSAFEKAGDDVADYFALVFFILSGITLSGSFNNLLMLFLAIEIISIPQYILAGVDKKNLKSNEASLKYFLMGSFTTGILLMGIALVYGATGTFNIREMGLGTGDLSPLALCGVILLGFALAFKVSAAPFHFWTPDVYDGSPSVFTAFMATVVKAASFIAFMRLFHVSFAGGNLSAHWQLIIALITATTLLIGNFTAVFQQSVKRMLAYSSIAQAGFMLFAVVAMNEMAMQGIILYAAAYSIATIGIFAIMLKLKDYTFEGYNGLARKHPLLAVVNTIFLLSLAGIPLTAGFFAKYFVLSAAVQQGQLLWLVILAVLCAAVSAYYYFRVIIAMYFKTGDAETSEPITTGFKSVLVVGAAVIILLGMFPNLLLQFL; encoded by the coding sequence ATGAACGCATTAATTTCTACTGCTGTATTTGGGATTGTACTGATGTTTACGGGGCTGTTTGTGAAGAACAGGCAGCACATTAAATATTATGCTGTCGCCGGCACTATCATTGCTTTTATTGCCAACTGGTTCGATGCCCAGCTGGTGACCAATGGCACTGTGATCCTGCACAACATGGTTGAAGTAAGTAAATTCTCTGTGCTCTTCAATGCAGTGGCTATTGCTACTACTTTCCTCTACTTTGTTCTCTGCGGCAGCGCATTTGAAAAAGCGGGAGATGATGTGGCGGATTATTTTGCACTGGTATTCTTTATCCTTTCCGGCATCACACTGTCAGGTTCTTTCAACAACCTGCTCATGTTGTTCCTGGCTATTGAGATCATTTCTATTCCGCAATATATTCTTGCGGGTGTAGACAAAAAGAACCTGAAAAGTAATGAGGCATCCCTGAAATACTTTTTGATGGGTTCCTTTACAACAGGGATCCTTTTGATGGGTATTGCCCTGGTCTATGGTGCTACCGGTACTTTCAATATCCGTGAAATGGGGCTTGGTACCGGCGATCTGAGTCCACTGGCTTTATGCGGTGTCATCCTGCTGGGTTTTGCACTGGCTTTTAAAGTATCCGCTGCTCCTTTCCATTTCTGGACGCCGGATGTGTACGATGGTTCTCCCAGCGTATTCACTGCCTTTATGGCCACAGTGGTAAAAGCTGCCAGCTTTATTGCTTTCATGCGTTTGTTCCATGTAAGCTTTGCAGGAGGTAACCTCAGTGCCCACTGGCAATTGATCATTGCGCTCATTACTGCTACTACTTTGCTGATCGGCAACTTCACCGCAGTATTCCAGCAGAGTGTAAAAAGAATGTTGGCCTATTCCAGTATTGCGCAGGCAGGTTTTATGCTTTTTGCTGTTGTAGCCATGAACGAAATGGCCATGCAGGGGATCATCCTTTATGCAGCGGCTTACAGCATAGCTACCATCGGCATCTTTGCTATTATGCTGAAACTGAAGGACTATACTTTTGAAGGATATAATGGCCTTGCCCGCAAACATCCTTTGCTGGCGGTGGTGAATACCATCTTCCTGTTATCACTGGCAGGTATTCCCTTAACGGCGGGTTTCTTTGCCAAGTATTTTGTACTCAGTGCAGCTGTTCAGCAGGGTCAGTTGCTGTGGCTGGTGATCCTGGCGGTTTTATGTGCTGCGGTGAGTGCTTACTACTACTTCCGTGTGATCATAGCCATGTATTTCAAAACGGGGGATGCTGAAACATCAGAACCCATCACTACTGGCTTCAAAAGTGTGCTGGTGGTAGGTGCCGCCGTGATCATCCTGCTGGGGATGTTCCCGAACCTGCTCCTGCAGTTCCTGTAA
- a CDS encoding NADH-quinone oxidoreductase subunit J family protein yields MSIEQIIFIVLSSIAIAAALGVILSKNPVNSVLCMIVCFVAIAGHYIMLNAQFLFVVHLIVYTGAIMVLFLFVLMMMNLNADIEPQKRNWLKYAGAISGGALLLVLVGALREASLPAINAGASSDIGLISNLGKTLFTSYVVPFELSSVLFLSAMVGAVVIGKK; encoded by the coding sequence ATGAGTATAGAACAGATTATTTTTATTGTGCTTTCTTCAATAGCCATTGCAGCTGCATTGGGTGTTATTTTAAGCAAAAATCCCGTTAACAGCGTGTTGTGCATGATCGTTTGCTTTGTGGCAATTGCAGGGCATTACATCATGCTGAATGCGCAATTCCTTTTTGTGGTACACCTTATTGTGTATACCGGCGCCATCATGGTACTGTTCCTCTTTGTACTGATGATGATGAACCTCAATGCGGACATAGAGCCACAGAAGCGTAACTGGTTAAAGTATGCAGGAGCTATCAGCGGCGGCGCTTTATTGCTGGTGCTGGTAGGTGCACTCAGGGAAGCCAGTTTGCCTGCTATCAATGCCGGCGCGTCTTCAGACATTGGCCTGATCTCTAACCTTGGAAAAACATTGTTCACCAGTTATGTAGTGCCTTTTGAGCTTAGCAGCGTATTGTTCCTGAGCGCAATGGTAGGTGCGGTTGTAATTGGAAAGAAATAA